GAAACTGCAACAACTACTACTTCACCCTCTCAATTTCCCACTAATTCTTCAACCCCACAAACAGAAGCTGCTGAAAATTCACCCAAACAAATTGAACCTGCAGATGGTGAAAATGCAAAGCAAGTAAGTAGTGACCATGTTGACTCTCACTCAACAGATTCTGATGTTGAATCTGATGTAGAATCAGACCATATGGCAGTATTTGATGGTCCAGATGGTGATGATGGATCTGATGTACATGAGGAAGTTAGAACATTTAGGGCTGAAAGGAGGGCTTATAAGAGAAGGActagaagagagaaaaaggggCAACCTAACCTTGATGATGTACCTTTAGGTGAAGTTGAACAAGACATAGGATTTGATGAAACAGAACCTAATAAAAGAGATTTGGAAGGAAGGGTAGGTGGTGATGAACCCTTTTACTTTAGTTCTGATGCATATAGTTGTACATCTGATGAGGATGATGCTGAGGAGGGGGTAACCTTGAAACCTAgaagggaaagtaaatacatAAGGTTTGACCCTACATGTAAGAAGGTAGTATGGCAGCTTGGTATGATTTTTCAGAGTGTTAATGAGTTTAGAGATGCTGTGACTAGATATTCACTTCAGAAGCATATTCAGTTAGATAAGTTTGTCAATGAGCCTTCAAGGGTGAGGGTCACATGTAGGGATGGTTGTCCTTGGTTAATTTATGCTAAACTGGACAATTCAACCAagaattttcaaatcaaaacaTACTATCCTAAACATAAATGTGTTCAGACCACAAGGAACTATATGTGCAATTCTAAGTACCTAGCCAGCCACTACAAAGATAGAATTACTGAACAACCAAACATCAGAATTTTCAAACTCCAAGAGGCAATTAGGAAGGAACTTGGTGTACATGTTGGTGTCCAATGTTAGGAGAGCTAGATCTAAGGTTTTACTAGAGATCATGGGTgatcaagtaaaagagtttggAAGAATACTTGATTACAGAGATGAAGTGTTGAGAACAAATCCTGGAAGTACTTGTGTGGTGAAAGTGTCTACTACAGAATTTGCTGAAGATGGTAGGCCTTGCTTCTTAGGTTTCTACATCTATTTTGATGCCTTGAAAAGGTCATTTTTGAGTGGTTGTAGAAAATGCATTGGGTTAGATGGTTGTTTCTTAAAGGGTTGTAGCAAAGGCAACCGCTAGTTGTTGTGGCTAAGGATGGCAACAACCAGATGTTGCCAATTGCTTGGGCTGTTGTGGAGTATGAGAACAAAACCACATGGACTtggtttatgaaaatattgattgaAGACTTGAACTTAGGGGATGGGACTGGTTACACAGTCATTTCAGATATGCAGAAGGTACTAAACTCttgattttatattgtttaTGTTGTTACACTTTGCTGATTTAAACTGTTCCTTTTTCAGGGGCTTCTTGCCACTATAAAAGAGCTGCTACCAGAAGTGGAGCAAAGGCAATGTGCTAGACACATCCTTGCAAACTGGTCAAAAGATTGGGGAGGCCTTGAAAGGAGGCTGATTTTTTGGAAATGTGCTAGAAGCACATTTGAGGAGAAATTTGGACAAATTAGAGCTGCTTGGTGGTGAGAAGATTGTTGAGGATTTACTCTACTACAAGGAACACACTTTTTGTAAGGTATACTTTAATACTGAAACTAAGTGTGACATCATTGACAATAATATGGCTGAGAGCTTTAATGCTTGGATCTTGCCTGCAAGACACAAGACCATCATAACCATGCTAGAAGAGATTAGGGTGAAGGTAATGACTAGGATAGGTGTGATGAGGTCTTTTGCAAACACTTGGGTGACAAGAATATCTCCAATGGCATTAAGGACATTAGAAGAAAACATGGGGAAGTCAATGAACTGTAATATTGTGTTTAATGGTGAGCATGGGTTTGAGATTCTTGATGGTCCATATCAGCACACTGTTGATATTGTCAATGAGAAATGTAGTTGTAGGTCATGGCAGCTCAAAGGAATACCATGTCCACATGCCATTTGTGCCATGTTGTACAAGAAGTATGAACCTATTGACTATGTCCATGACTACTATAGCAAGGAGAACTGGTTGAAAACATATTGTCACTACATTCAACCAATGACAAATATGGCAATGTGGCCTAGGTCTGCTAATCCTGCTATTGCACCAccaatcataaaaaaaatgccAGGTAGGCCCTCAAAAGCAAGAAGAAAAGAGGCCAGTGAAacaaaaaaatctgaaaaatgccaagaaagaacaaaaaaaaagggtaatttACGATGACGGGGGTTTTGGAGCCAATGTGGAGGTAAAAACCACAATAAAATAGGCTGTCAGAGGGTATGTCCTTCCTACAATTTTCTTATCTTTGCACTGCACTATTGAATTTTTATAACTTTACATTTTACTTGTAGAATGGAACATGGGAGTTTTTGTGCTTCTCAAAACTTTCTTATCTCAAACCTTTGATGCTTCTCAAACCTTTGATGCTTTCTCAAACTTTTGATGCTTCTCAAACATGATGCCTTTGATGCTTCTCAAACAACTACCGCTTCTCAAACAATTTGATAATTCTCAAACCAATGATGTTGCCTCTCAAACCTTTGACAAGCTTCTCGCACAAGGGATGCTTCAAACAATGCCACAAGGCCAAGGAGGAGACCAAGAAAAGCACATGTGGTACCTGAAACTTCTCCAAACCAAGGGGTAggccaagaaaggaaaaaaaatgtgcCTAGTGCTCCTCCAAGACCAAGGGGAAGGCCAAGAAAAGAACCTGCAGTTGCTGCTAGTCCAAAGCCTAGAGGAAGGCCAAGAAAGGTAACAGAGGTTGTTGCTAGTCCTGCCCCTGCTGTTCTCAAAAGAGTTGATTCTGAGGGTCCCCCTACTTAcccaaataaaagataaaaaaataattgttatgGGAGTCTTTGTTGCTGAAAGTGGTTATACATCCCTGAATGtaagtttaatattttctttacaATGGCATTGGTATGTGAAGTTGTGAAGTgactaattttcaaatttgtttATTGCAGCATGGCATGCCTACTAGTAGAGTGCTGAATTTTGGTGGTAAACATCAAGCAAGTCAGCCTATAAGATCTGCTGAAGTCACAGGAGACCTTGGTCACAAGGCAAGGCAAGGGATGAGGTACAAAGGCAAACCATGCTACTCAAGAAGCATGCTTGATTAGATTAGAAGGGACAAACTCAACAAGGCCACTAACAACAAAGGAAAGAGGCCATGGAAGTGATGACCATTATTTAGATGACTAGAATTAAGTTGTTTTTGGATATTAAACACTTTGTATGAATTAGGTAGTTTGGAAGACTTGAATTAGCTATTACAATGACTTAAGTTAATGTTTTCTGCTTAATTAAGTGTTAGAATGACTTATTAATCATACTTGTTTGTGTCCATTGTTTGTGCTCTGTTAGCTGTGGTACTACATACTGCATTTTGCTAAACATATTTATGCAGTGTGTCACTTGAGCAGTGATTTATGATTTGGGCAGTGTGTACATTGAGCAATAAAGTTAAATGTGCAGTGTGTGTACATATAAATGTGGGCAGATTTCTGTGCCAGCTTGAATTCATGTACATTGACTGAAATGAATTCAGTCAGCCTTCATTGGACGATTcaattcaatgtaattgaattcaGGTACATTGACTGGTAGTTGGGAAGGCTAATGGGAATTGTAACCATTCAATATCATCAGCCTATAAATAGGCTATTAAGCTGTCCATTTCAAGTCATCCCTACACCATTCTTTCTCATTCAAACAACGAATTTCAAAGCAAAATGACTtttggtgaagatgaagtgATTTACTTCGAGAAGAAACTAACCAAATCATACATTGACAACGATGACTTTGTAAGTGTTATTTTGCAAACTTATTTCAATTGAAGTGTTTCATTATTCATAATTCCTTATGTATTTTGTGCAGATCCTACCTTCTGACATACAGGATTTTcttccaaacacaactacacaAGCTGTTGTTTTCTACGAGGAGCGTgaatacaatatgatgtataagGTTGGCGCGCATTCGCCAAGGGTGGAAAGATTTCATCGATGCAAACCGTCTAAGGGAGGGACATGTCTTATGTTTTAATGGTTGTGAAGCTAATGAGAAAGTAACCTTCTTTGTTAATATCAAGAGGGAGGTTATTGAAATAGATTAGGTCTCTCCCTATTATGTAAAGTTTATGAATTATCAATGAAATCTATATCTATGAACTTTATCTTTATCTATGGTTTTTGTTCTCAAATTGAATGAAGACAACTTTTTAATTGAACATCCATGACAAGAAACTCCTTCAACTTACATACATAAAGTGAATAACAATCACTTAAACATCcttcaacatacaaacatgtaaTCCTACTATGGCAATCGACATTGGTAATGCTtgttcaagaacacccaataaACCAAATAACAACACCAAAGAACatacacaaaaacaaaaacttgttAATAGTAAAGCATCTACCCTTCTTCTCTTGTTCAAGCTTCAtcactttcatctcttcttcaagctttgacactttcatctcttcttcaaccttTAACACTTTCATCTCTTCATTTGTAGTGATATTCTCATTACCGATGGCCATTTCACTATTGTCATTACCAATATCTCCATCAATGCAAGAAGACTCTCCTTCTTCCATTTCATTTGTCAAACCAACTTCTTCCgccattttcttcttcaattccacTGCTTGCTCTTCCATTTTCTTAATCAATTTGTGAATAACAAACTTAGACCTTTCATCAATAGGATCATCCCTCCATTCAAAGAACTTACATTTCTTAgcctataaaaaaaattcaactcaaGTTAGGCACACTGTAATGTGTCGCCGAAATAAGGCacgaaacataaaaaaaaaaaaagtttataaattaGTACCCCATAGAATGGGCATGTCCAAAATCTTCTTCCGGGATTATTACGAGACCAAGAAATCTGCATTTTTAATAATACTCCGTGCTGGCATCGCACTTGACGCTTCATCTTTGGATCGTCATTTTCAGTACAAAGATTGTTCAACTCCGATTTGAACTCTTTCATTAAGAAccctagaaaaaaaattaagtgaatatatacaagaaatcattgaaatataacatataaataaaagCAACAATGAGAATCAAAAATaatttagagaaaataatactattattttttattcatgcgtgtcacacccttaatccgctagggtgtgatggcacAAATTTCAACCCGGCcgactcttttttttcttcataaatacataatggaaGATTttgtatgtaaagcatgaaatatagtaagcgggatcatgcgaagtaaagagtacgagagaaaatcataagacttgccttcgaaaacatatatcatgcatgtcaatgttataaaatcatcgtagaaacatatagcgtgtccggccctacgcgagggactcggtgagtaaaatcataatatacatatataaagtgtacatataacgtgccccggccctctaatgagggacgcggtgaataaaatcatatcatcatcatgcatgcatatccatatatatatataacgtgccccggccctcaaGTGAGAgacgcggtgaataacgtgtcctggccccgctagcaagaactcggtatgccatcctggccgccatccccatcatcacatcatcatcatatatatatatatataacgtgccccggccctttagtgagggacgcggtgaataatgcaatagagtagtgcacgaatacatgccctggcccgggacgcagtgaaggacatattgaggctggcacgagcagagtagtgagaaaccaatgcaattaaaacatctcaaagactcgatgaagtagtctaaacggaatgtcatgtgaa
This portion of the Lycium ferocissimum isolate CSIRO_LF1 chromosome 1, AGI_CSIRO_Lferr_CH_V1, whole genome shotgun sequence genome encodes:
- the LOC132069388 gene encoding uncharacterized protein LOC132069388; its protein translation is MLPIAWAVVEYENKTTWTWFMKILIEDLNLGDGTGYTVISDMQKGLLATIKELLPEVEQRQCARHILANWSKDWGGLERRLIFWKCARSTFEEKFGQIRAAWW
- the LOC132069400 gene encoding uncharacterized protein LOC132069400, which gives rise to MKEFKSELNNLCTENDDPKMKRQVRCQHGVLLKMQISWSRNNPGRRFWTCPFYGAKKCKFFEWRDDPIDERSKFVIHKLIKKMEEQAVELKKKMAEEVGLTNEMEEGESSCIDGDIGNDNSEMAIGNENITTNEEMKVLKVEEEMKVSKLEEEMKVMKLEQEKKGRCFTINKFLFLCMFFGVVIWFIGCS